The sequence TAAAGGATTCCATAAATGCATGTTGAATACTTTACGTACTGGAAAAAAGAACCGAATTTAAAGAGGAGACACCATGACTTTGCAGATGGGGAGGTGCCGTGGTGAGCAGTGACACTTATGTTAGTTTAGATATTGGAACATCCTCTGTACGGGTCATTGTGGCCGAAGTTGCCAATGGCTCAATCAATATATTAGGGGTTGGCAATGTTCCATCCGAAGGAATTAAGAAAGGCACGATTGTTGATATAGATGAAACGGTGAAATCAATTGAACGTGCTGTAGACCAAGCTGAACGCATGGTTGGTATTACGATCAAGCACGTTGTCGTCGGTGTTAACGGCAGCCATGTCGAGCTATTGCCGTGCCACGGGGTTGTTGCTGTTTCTTCAAGCGATCGGGAAATCGGCGTGGAGGATGTCCGCCGAGTCATGGATGCTGCACAAGTGGTATCCATCCCGCCAGAGCGGGAAATCATCGACGTGATTCCAAAACAATTTATCGTTGATGGCCTTGATGAAATTACAGATCCAAAAGGAATGATTGGCGTCCGTTTGGAAATGGAAGGTACGATGATTACAGGTGCCAAAACCGTTCTCCATAATTTGTTGCGTTGCGTGGAACGGGCGGGCTTGGAAGTGGCAGAAATTTGCTTGAATGGGCTGGCAACAGGTGCTGTTGCGGTTTCAAAAGATGAAAAAAGCCTTGGCGTTTGTGTCATCGACATTGGCGGCGGCTCAACAACGATTTCTGTCTTTGAGCAAGGCACGCTGGCGGCTACTTCTGTTTTGCCTATTGGCGGTGACCATATTACGAACGATTTGGCTGTCGGCTTGCGCTTGACGACAGAGGAAGCAGAGCGCATTAAATGCAAGTACGGCCATGCGTTTATCGAGGAAGCATCCTCCGATGAGCAATTTGCGATCCAAACGGTAGGTTCTAATGAAAAAGAAATGCTTACACAGCTTGATCTAGCTCATATTATCGAGCCACGGGTCGAGGAAATTTTAGAACTGTCGGCAAAAGAGCTCGTCCGCTTAGGGTTTAGGCATTTTCCGAGCGGTTTCGTACTGACTGGCGGGACAGTGATGCTCCCTGGCGTGCTTGAGCTGACAAAGGACATGCTCCAAGGCAATGTCCGTGTGGCCATCCCGAACTACATTGGCGTCCGGGAACCGAAATATACCGTCAGCATCGGTTTAATTCAGTTTGCCCATAAAAATGGACGCGTTCAAGGGAAGGAAGTTGCTGCGGCATTCTCGCAATTATCAGAGGCTGAAACAGCAGACTCTAGTGAAAACAACCAACCACTTCGGACGACTGAGCATGAACCGAAACGCCAGGAAGCAAAAAAAGAATCAAAAATGAAAAGTTGGTTTAAAACATTCTTTGAATAAGAAAAAGCTGTCAGCCAGTCTGGTTAGGGGGAAATAACATGTTTGATTTTGAAATGGATATGGAACAATTAGCGCAAATAAAAGTGATTGGCGTTGGTGGCGGCGGTTCAAACGCAGTCAATCGCATGATTGAAAATGGCCTGCAAGGTGTTGATTTTATTGCAGTCAATACAGATGCACAAGCACTCCATTTATCAAAAGCGGAAAAGAAGTTGCAACTTGGCGGCAAACTTACTCGCGGCCTTGGCGCTGGCGCCAACCCAGAAATAGGCAAGAAAGCGGCAGAGGAAAGCAGAGAACAGCTGGAAGAAGTTCTTACAGGTTCTGATATGGTCTTTATTACTGCCGGAATGGGAGGAGGAACAGGCACCGGAGCAGCTCCTGTCATTGCTGAAGTGGCAAAAGAGCTTGGCGCATTGACGGTCGGTGTTGTGACACGCCCTTTCTCTTTTGAAGGCCGTAAGCGGCAAAACCAAGCGATCTCTGGGATTGCAGCGTTAAAAGAAAAAGTGGACACATTGATCGTGATTCCAAATGACCGCTTATTGGAAATGGTTGATAAAAATACGCCGATGCTTGAAGCGTTCCGCGAGGCGGATAATGTATTGCGCCAAGGAGTTCAAGGCATTTCCGATTTAATTGCCACGCCTGGGTTGATCAACCTTGACTTCGCAGACGTCAAAACGGTCATGAGTGAAAAGGGCTCCGCTTTAATGGGCATTGGCGTCGCTACAGGGGAAAACCGTGCAGCCGAAGCAGCCAAAAAAGCGATTTCCAGCCCGCTGTTGGAAACGTCTGTCGATGGGGCACAAGGAGTGCTCATGAATATTACAGGCGGCACGAATTTAAGTTTATATGAAGTCCATGAAGCGGCAGAAATCGTTTCTGAGGCTTGTGACGCAGAAGTGAATATGATATTTGGTTCGATCATCAATGAAAATTTGAAAGATGAAATTGTCGTTACAGTCATTGCCACAGGCTTTGAAGAAACGGCAGAAGCAAAACAACCACAAAGCCGTACGATGCAACAACAACATGCGAGGCCGCAACCGAAAGAAGAGCCAAAACGTACGGAAAGCCGCCAACAGTCGCGGCAAAAAGAAGAACAGCCAGACACACTCGACATTCCTACGTTTTTGCGCAATCGCCGCAACCGCTAAATGGCGAAGAAGCGGTTGCTCGTCAAACCGATTCGTCTATTGGCTCCTAGTGTATTTGACACTGAGACTGATAGACAACTGTAAGAAAACCGCTGCGAAAGCAGCGGTTTTTTTGCGGTTATTTCCGAGCAGCCGAGAATGGGACAGCGTTTGCCAAAACTTATCAAAATAACATCCTTGCTTGCGCCATAAAGTGACAGACTTTCGTATGAAGATCTACTATACTAAATTCTATCACTGTGAGGGAGCAAGCCAATGACCGTTTACCTCGATTTGATTTGGTTGTTAAATGCAGGGATTGACTATTTGCTGCTTGCGGCTACTGCCCTTTTGTTAAAAAGACGTTTTAGCCAATGGCGCCTTGTCTTGGCAGCATTGTTTGCATCGTTGATTGTCTTTTTAATGTTCACCCCTGCTGCGCCGTTGTTTTTGAATCCTGTTATTAAACTTATTTATTCGGGGCTAATCGTATTCATTGCATTTGGCTACAAACGCTTTTCTTTCTTTCTGCAAAATCTGGCAAGTTTTTATTTTGTCACCTTTGTGACCGGAGGCGGCTTGTTTGCTATGCATTATTTCTTCGAAACCAATGTCGACGTGCTGGCGTTTTTGCCAGGTCATGGAGTGGGCGGAAGCATGGTCAGTTGGGCATTTGTGCTTATTGGTTTTCCACTCGCACTCTATTTTTGCAAACAACAATTTGGGGCAGTGAAAAGCAAACAGTTTCATGCGAGCCAGCTGGCAGAAGTTGAGTTTTGGATTGAAGGAATGCCCTTTTACGCCCAAGGGTTAATTGATACGGGCAACCGTTTAAGAGATCCGCTAACGAAAATGCCTGTCATGGTTGCTGAGGCTGCACTGCTTTACAGTGCTTTTGGCAAACAGCAAGTCGACGCACTTCTTGAGTTGGAAGCTGAAAATGAACCGTCACCGCTAATGAAACGGATGCGGCTGATTCCTTACCGTGCCGTTGGGCAAGGAAGTTCTTATATGGCCGCTTTAAAACCTGATCGTGTGAAAATCCGTTACCAAAATGAGGCGTATGAAACGAATCACGTCTTAATTGGATTATCGCGTGAGACGCTATCTCCTGAACAACATTATCGCTGTATTGTTCACCCCCAAATCATGCACGAATATGCAAGCTAAACAGCAAAAGGAGGAACGTTTAATGATTAAGTTGAAACTGCAGTTGTTTTGGTACCGGCTTCTAAACAAGTTAGGGTTAAAAGCGGATGAAATTTATTACATAGGCGGGAGCGAGGCATTGCCGCCGCCGTTGTCGAAAGAAGAAGAGGCTGAACTATTGGGCAAGCTGCCAAGTGGAGACAAAGCGGTGCGGTCCGTGCTCATTGAACGGAACTTGCGACTAGTTGTCTACATTGCCCGCAAGTTTGAGAACACAGGCATCAATATTGAAGATTTAATTAGCATTGGCACGATTGGCTTAATCAAAGCGGTCAACACCTTTAATCCTGAAAAGAAAATTAAGCTCGCTACGTATGCCTCCCGCTGCATCGAGAATGAAATTTTAATGTACTTGCGGCGAAACAACAAAACACGTTCTGAAGTATCGTTTGATGAACCACTCAATATTGATTGGGATGGCAATGAGCTGCTTTTGTCTGATGTGCTTGGTACAGAAGAAGACATTATTACGAGAGGGATTGAAGAACGCGTTGACCGCCGCTTGCTTGTCAAGGCGCTCCACACATTATCGGAGCGGGAGAAACAAATTATGGAACTGCGTTTTGGCTTAGCTGGGGAAGAAGAAAAAACCCAAAAAGATGTCGCCGATATGCTAGGGATCTCTCAATCGTACATTTCCCGTTTAGAAAAGCGCATCATTAAACGGCTGCAAAAAGAATTTAGCAAAATGGTGTAAGGCAGAGGACTCCCAAAATGGGATTCCTCCTTTTTTTTCCATAAAAAATTTTTTCCAAGCTTCAACAGCGTCGTGTCAAAGGCCAATTCTTTCTAACTCCTGTAAGCGGGTTTTTGCCGTGCATATTTTTTTTGCCCAGGGAGATACTTTTTTTGACATCATCTTCCGTTTAGGGGGTAAGGAATGTGACTCGAAATAAAGTGGAAATCTGCGGCGTTGACACATCGACGTTGCCAGTTTTAAAGAACGCTGAAATGCGGGAGTTGTTTACGAAGTTGCAAGCCGGTTATGAGCCAGCGAGAGAAACGCTCGTAAATGGGAATTTGCGCTTAGTGTTAAGTGTCATTCAGCGATTTAATAACCGCGGCGAGAACGTAGATGATTTGTTTCAAGTCGGCTGCATTGGATTAATGAAATCAATCGACAACTTCGATTTAAGCCAAAACGTAAAGTTTTCAACGTATGCGGTCCCGATGATTATTGGGGAAATCAGACGGTATTTACGAGACAATAATCCAATTCGGGTTTCACGCTCTCTTCGGGATATTGCCTATAAAGCGTTGCAAGTACGTGACCAAATCATGGCGGAAAAAAAACGGGAGAAAGAACCGACAGTCCAAGAGATTGCTGCCGTACTAGAGGTGCCAAAAGAAGATGTTGTCTTTGCTCTAGATGCGATTCAAGATCCTGTCTCCTTGTTCGAGCCGATTTATAATGACGGCGGCGATCCAATCTTTGTCATGGACCAAATTAGTGATGAACGAAATAAAGATATAAACTGGGTAGAAGAAATTGCTTTAAAAGAGGCGATGGTCCGCTTAAATGACCGCGAGAAAACGATTTTAAACATGCGTTTCTTTCAAGGGAAAACGCAAATGGAAGTAGCCGAGGAGATCGGCATCTCACAAGCGCAAGTGTCTAGGCTAGAAAAAGGCGCGATCCAACAAATGAATAAACATATCGAATCATGAAGGCTAAAATCGATTTCGATTTTAGCCTTTTGTGTTTGGAGTTGCTGCTAGGCTCTACTTTTTTTCATGCCAGGCTGTAAGCGCGCATACGTTTTATAAATGGATACTAGGAGGGAAAAGGAGCATGCAAAAAATTTCGGAGCTATCGCAAAAAGATATTGTCAATATGGAAAATGGCAAACGCCTAGGCCATTTAAATGATTTGGACATCAACTTGGAATCAGGAAAAATTGAAGCCATTGTCATTGCTGGCACAGGAAAAGTCATGCAGCTACTAGGGCAACGAGATGCAGCAGAATTGGTGATTCCGTGGAAAAACATTGTTAAAATTGGTTCTGACGTGATTTTAGTTGAAGTGCCTGAGCGTTATCAGCCAAAAAGGGGAGCTAGCCCGATGGAGGAAGCAAGGAAGAAAGGATAAGTTTTGTTTCTTGTATGGCATGCCTTGTGATAAACTAAGACCATAAAGGAATTGCAACTAGTCGGGGGGATTCCATTTAATGGTTGAAGAAAAATGGGAAAAGCGGAGTGAGCGCGTGCTGGCGGCAACCGTTTTTTCAAACGTTATGCCAGGCATGTTTGCTGGGTTTACAACACGGCACGGAGGCGTCAGCAAAAGTCCTTATGCCACGTTGAATATGGGCTTTCATGTGGGCGACGACCAAAACGATGTACAAAGAAACCGCAGTCTTGTGGCAGCAGATATAGGGTTTCCCCTAACGAAATGGATTGGTTCAGAGCAAGTCCACCAAGCAGAGATAGCGGAAGTGACGGCGGCAGATGCTGGCAGGGGCGCTGATTGCCTAGAAACAGCGCTTCCTGGTTTAGATGGCATTTACACGGAAGAACAGGGGTTGTTGTTGACAAGCCTGTATGCGGACTGTGTCCCCCTATACTTTGCGGCTAAGTCGGCTGGCCTTATTGGTCTTTGCCATGCTGGCTGGAAAGGGAGCGTTGCCAAAATTGGACCGAAACTGCTAGGCATCTGGAAAGAAAAGCATCGCGTTTCTGCAAGCGATGTCTATGTATTAATAGGCCCAAGTATTTGTGCTTCCCATTACGAGGTAGATGAAGCGGTAGCTTCTAAAGTAAAGGATGCCCTCGGCGGCGAAGTGGCTCGTGTGCTGACGCCAACCAAGCCTGGGCATAGCCTGCTGGATTTGCCGATGTTGAATAAGCAGCTTCTAATCGCTGCAGGTGTAAATCCATCTCATATACATACTTCAAACGTATGCACGTACGAAAGCGATGCGTTTTTCTCCCACCGCAAAGAAAAGGGGCGGACGGGCAGGATGATGAGCGCAATCGGGTTACAAAAAGGGTGAAAAATCAGTGAGTGTAAATGTTGCAGAAAACGTAGCAAACATAAAAATGCGAATCAGGCAAGCATGCGAGCGGAGCGGGCGCGCTGTTGATGATGTACGCATCATTGCCGTCACAAAATATGTTTCCGTCGCTACAGCCAAACAAGCGGTGGAAGCGGGAATTGCCGATATAGGTGAAAACCGGATTGAAGGCGCCCTCGAAAAAGCTGCTGCCATTGGCCAAGCACGCCTCCATTTTGTCGGTTCGCTCCAATCGAGAAAGGTTAAAAACATTGTCAACGTTGTTTCATGCCTCCATTCTTTGGACAGGTTGAGCTTGGCAAAAGAGATTGATAAGCGACTCGAGCCAGGAAAGACAATCGATTGTTTTGTACAAGTCAATGTCAGCGGCGAACAATCGAAAAATGGACTAGCGCCAGATGAAGTGAGGCCATTTATAAATGAACTGGCCGCTTATCCAGCCGTTCGGGTCATCGGTTTGATGACAATGGCCCCTTTTGAACAAGATGCTGAACGAACGAGGCCGATTTTTTCAGGGCTCAGAGAGCTTCGCGACCAAATACAGGCGGACAAGCTTTCATATGCCCCTTGCACGGAGTTGTCAATGGGGATGTCTAACGATTTTGAAGTTGCAATCGAGGAAGGCGCAACGTTTATCCGTCTTGGAACGTCTCTTGTTGGCAAAGAGGAGTCGTAAAAAAGGAGAGGAAGGCCATGGGCTTTAAAACAAAGTTCAAGCGTTACTTTAACCTAGATGACCACGTTGAAGAAGTCGAGCGTTATGTAGAAGAACCTGAACAGCGTGACGAACGCCCTGCGCTTGAGAAGGGAAGGGCACCGAAGGCGAAGCAGACGGCAGGGCTGGAACAAAACCAGAACGTTGTAAGCTTGCAAAGTGTGCAAAAATCAGCGAAAATGATATTACTGGAACCGCGCTCTTATGACGAAGCTCAAGACATTGCCGACCATTTAAAACGACGCAAGGCAGTCGTCATCAATTTATTGCGGATTGAACAAGAGCAAGCGTTAAGAATAGTAGATTTTTTAAGTGGAACCGTTTATGCTATTGGAGGAGACATTCAAAAAATCGGACCAGGTATTTTTCTTTGTACGCCAGACAATGTGGAAATCACTGGCTCAATCAGTGATTGGGTCACAAGACAAACAGATAGCACGGTATGAGGAAAGTAGGTGACGGAATCACAAATGGAAACAATGGTCAACTTTATTTTTAACTTGCTTCAAAATGCGGCATTTTTGTATTTGATAGCGATTTTCATTTACATTCTAATGTCATGGGTGGGCGGCCGCGATTCGGCTTTCGGGCAAGTGCTTGGGAAAGTGGTTGATCCCTATTTAGATATGTTTCGTAGCTTTATCCCGCCACTTGGCATGATTGATTTGTCGCCAGTTGTCGCCATTATTGTCCTCAACTTGGCAAGGCAAGGGCTTTACCCTTTGCAGCAAATGATTTTGTCGTGGCTGTAGGTGGGACTTAAAATGTATGAACACTTTCGCGAAGAAGAGCGCCCGTTTATTGACCATATCCAAACTCTTCGTGAACAGGCGGCCCGCTATCATCAAGAAAAGTTGACTATTTTTCTTGATCCGCGAATGCAAGAAGTTGCGAAGTCCGTTATTGGCCAAGACGGAGAGATCGATTTGCAGTTTTTTGGCGGAGCCGATGGATGCGAGCGCAAACGTGCGTCCATTCGCCCTGCTTACTTAAAAAATGAGCCAATCGATTGGGACATTTCCCTTTTTAAAGCCACCTACGCGAAAAAATTTGTGACGCTTACACATAGGGATGTGCTTGGCGCATTAATGAATACAGGCATGAAACGGGAAACGTTTGGCGATATT is a genomic window of Shouchella clausii containing:
- the sigG gene encoding RNA polymerase sporulation sigma factor SigG, whose product is MTRNKVEICGVDTSTLPVLKNAEMRELFTKLQAGYEPARETLVNGNLRLVLSVIQRFNNRGENVDDLFQVGCIGLMKSIDNFDLSQNVKFSTYAVPMIIGEIRRYLRDNNPIRVSRSLRDIAYKALQVRDQIMAEKKREKEPTVQEIAAVLEVPKEDVVFALDAIQDPVSLFEPIYNDGGDPIFVMDQISDERNKDINWVEEIALKEAMVRLNDREKTILNMRFFQGKTQMEVAEEIGISQAQVSRLEKGAIQQMNKHIES
- a CDS encoding cell division protein SepF, producing the protein MGFKTKFKRYFNLDDHVEEVERYVEEPEQRDERPALEKGRAPKAKQTAGLEQNQNVVSLQSVQKSAKMILLEPRSYDEAQDIADHLKRRKAVVINLLRIEQEQALRIVDFLSGTVYAIGGDIQKIGPGIFLCTPDNVEITGSISDWVTRQTDSTV
- the ftsZ gene encoding cell division protein FtsZ, producing MFDFEMDMEQLAQIKVIGVGGGGSNAVNRMIENGLQGVDFIAVNTDAQALHLSKAEKKLQLGGKLTRGLGAGANPEIGKKAAEESREQLEEVLTGSDMVFITAGMGGGTGTGAAPVIAEVAKELGALTVGVVTRPFSFEGRKRQNQAISGIAALKEKVDTLIVIPNDRLLEMVDKNTPMLEAFREADNVLRQGVQGISDLIATPGLINLDFADVKTVMSEKGSALMGIGVATGENRAAEAAKKAISSPLLETSVDGAQGVLMNITGGTNLSLYEVHEAAEIVSEACDAEVNMIFGSIINENLKDEIVVTVIATGFEETAEAKQPQSRTMQQQHARPQPKEEPKRTESRQQSRQKEEQPDTLDIPTFLRNRRNR
- a CDS encoding YggS family pyridoxal phosphate-dependent enzyme; amino-acid sequence: MSVNVAENVANIKMRIRQACERSGRAVDDVRIIAVTKYVSVATAKQAVEAGIADIGENRIEGALEKAAAIGQARLHFVGSLQSRKVKNIVNVVSCLHSLDRLSLAKEIDKRLEPGKTIDCFVQVNVSGEQSKNGLAPDEVRPFINELAAYPAVRVIGLMTMAPFEQDAERTRPIFSGLRELRDQIQADKLSYAPCTELSMGMSNDFEVAIEEGATFIRLGTSLVGKEES
- the spoIIGA gene encoding sigma-E processing peptidase SpoIIGA; the encoded protein is MTVYLDLIWLLNAGIDYLLLAATALLLKRRFSQWRLVLAALFASLIVFLMFTPAAPLFLNPVIKLIYSGLIVFIAFGYKRFSFFLQNLASFYFVTFVTGGGLFAMHYFFETNVDVLAFLPGHGVGGSMVSWAFVLIGFPLALYFCKQQFGAVKSKQFHASQLAEVEFWIEGMPFYAQGLIDTGNRLRDPLTKMPVMVAEAALLYSAFGKQQVDALLELEAENEPSPLMKRMRLIPYRAVGQGSSYMAALKPDRVKIRYQNEAYETNHVLIGLSRETLSPEQHYRCIVHPQIMHEYAS
- the pgeF gene encoding peptidoglycan editing factor PgeF, yielding MVEEKWEKRSERVLAATVFSNVMPGMFAGFTTRHGGVSKSPYATLNMGFHVGDDQNDVQRNRSLVAADIGFPLTKWIGSEQVHQAEIAEVTAADAGRGADCLETALPGLDGIYTEEQGLLLTSLYADCVPLYFAAKSAGLIGLCHAGWKGSVAKIGPKLLGIWKEKHRVSASDVYVLIGPSICASHYEVDEAVASKVKDALGGEVARVLTPTKPGHSLLDLPMLNKQLLIAAGVNPSHIHTSNVCTYESDAFFSHRKEKGRTGRMMSAIGLQKG
- a CDS encoding YggT family protein, whose translation is MTESQMETMVNFIFNLLQNAAFLYLIAIFIYILMSWVGGRDSAFGQVLGKVVDPYLDMFRSFIPPLGMIDLSPVVAIIVLNLARQGLYPLQQMILSWL
- the sigE gene encoding RNA polymerase sporulation sigma factor SigE, producing MIKLKLQLFWYRLLNKLGLKADEIYYIGGSEALPPPLSKEEEAELLGKLPSGDKAVRSVLIERNLRLVVYIARKFENTGINIEDLISIGTIGLIKAVNTFNPEKKIKLATYASRCIENEILMYLRRNNKTRSEVSFDEPLNIDWDGNELLLSDVLGTEEDIITRGIEERVDRRLLVKALHTLSEREKQIMELRFGLAGEEEKTQKDVADMLGISQSYISRLEKRIIKRLQKEFSKMV
- the ftsA gene encoding cell division protein FtsA; translation: MVSSDTYVSLDIGTSSVRVIVAEVANGSINILGVGNVPSEGIKKGTIVDIDETVKSIERAVDQAERMVGITIKHVVVGVNGSHVELLPCHGVVAVSSSDREIGVEDVRRVMDAAQVVSIPPEREIIDVIPKQFIVDGLDEITDPKGMIGVRLEMEGTMITGAKTVLHNLLRCVERAGLEVAEICLNGLATGAVAVSKDEKSLGVCVIDIGGGSTTISVFEQGTLAATSVLPIGGDHITNDLAVGLRLTTEEAERIKCKYGHAFIEEASSDEQFAIQTVGSNEKEMLTQLDLAHIIEPRVEEILELSAKELVRLGFRHFPSGFVLTGGTVMLPGVLELTKDMLQGNVRVAIPNYIGVREPKYTVSIGLIQFAHKNGRVQGKEVAAAFSQLSEAETADSSENNQPLRTTEHEPKRQEAKKESKMKSWFKTFFE
- a CDS encoding YlmC/YmxH family sporulation protein, translated to MQKISELSQKDIVNMENGKRLGHLNDLDINLESGKIEAIVIAGTGKVMQLLGQRDAAELVIPWKNIVKIGSDVILVEVPERYQPKRGASPMEEARKKG